The Candidatus Desulfovibrio trichonymphae region CGCTGCCTGTGATCACCATGCCCACACGCGCCACCCGCAAGGGCAGCACCTCGACAATCGGCCCTGTCGCCGCAGTTTCCACCTGACACAGCTTTTCCTCGGCGATGAGCAGCGGCACAACGTGCGCGCCGGCGACGTTCTGCCCCGCATCTGCCATCTGCAAAGAATGCAGCGTCGCCACAGTGATTTCACTGACGCCGTTCACACGGGCGAGCGCCGCCGCGTCCACCCGTAAAAGGCCCCTGCATGCGGCGGAAAAATTGATACGGCCTTCCCTCGGCGCGCCGAGGGAAATATTTTGCCCGGCCACGGCGGCTGCTATGCGCTGCGCCGCTTCATCCTCGTGCACATAGCCCGGCTGCGGCTCAAACACATACAGATGTTCCTTGCCCACGCTGAGCAGCACGGGGATGTCCTCCTCGCGCACGACATGCCCTTTGCGGAACACGGGCCCTTTGCTCTCGCCGGGCACAATTCTGGTAATGTCGTGGCAGATGACGCTGCCCACGGCGTCCCCGACACGGATTGTTTTTATAGCAGCCTGTCCGGACATGATTTCTCAAAAAATTTTAATATGATAATATCAAAGGCGACATTACACCGCAACACTTCCAAGACTTAAAAACAGAGCATATATAGACCTGCCCTCCGAGTCAAGGATTTTTGAACTGATCTAATCCGCGCTATGCCTCCCAATCAATCGACCGATCCTAAAGATCTTTGTCCTTAGCCGTGATGCCCCATGGACGGTCCGACCGTAGTTCATCAAACCCAGATTCGCTTTATATGGGCGTAAAATCGCTCCGCTGGTTTAAGAACCGGGGGTGTGCGGGCCTTGCGGCCGGACACCGGAAGGAAATATCTCCGGGATGCAAGGGCAGTGACAGCTCGATGAAGTTCAAAATCTTGCCTTCACTTTGTCCACTAAGACTGAAATCCACCTGTCCGGTGGTGAGCACGATCTGATCGGCTGCCCATCTTCGCCTGTCCTACGTCGGCCAATGCCCTGGATAACGGCCAGCGCCGCCAGAATAAGCAGCATGCGTTCAAAAGATGAGTGTTACCAGTGCAATGTCTGGAGTTTCTGCAAAAGTTCCGTCGCCTTCACCCTGCCTATGCTGGGCAGACCTTGCAAATCGTCCAGTGTGGCTGAACGCATGGCCTCCACGCTGGCAAATTTTTTCCAGAGCAGCCGCGCTGTGACCGGGCCTATGCCGGGCAGCCGCATGAGCTCGCTTGACAGGGCGGCGGCGCTGCGCGCGCGCCGATGTCGGCCAACGGCAAAGCTGTGCGCTGTGTCGCGGACATGCTGCAAAAAAAGTAGCTCCGGCGCGCCGTCTCGCAAGGACAGGGGATTTGCGCGGCCTGGAATAAAAATTCTGTCGCGCACATTTCCGGCCCGGCGGTCAGCCCGACCGTGCTCGTCGCGAGCTTTGACAATGGCCGCGAGGGGGAAAAGGGCATCCAGTCCAGCCTCTGCCAAAGCGCGTTGCACAGCGGCCAGCTGCCCGCGCCCGCCGTCAATCAGAAGCAGGTCAGGCCAAGGGGGGCCGCTGGCGAGACGGCGCGCCGCCCACGCGTGCAGGGTGGCGCAATCGTCGGCACTATCGGGCATGGCGTAGCTTCGGTATTGCGACCTTGCCGGACTGCCGTATTCAAAGACAACCAGACCAACTCTGGTTTCACGGCCGGCAGTGTGGGAGACGTCCGCGCATTCAATACGCCGCGGCGTTTCGGGTAGACGTAGTGCCCTCGCAAGACGTTCTGTCACAGGCTGTTTTTGATGGCGACGGGCTTCTTCCCGCGCGTTTGAGGCGGCAATATCCACAAGCTGATTGTCTCTGGTGTTTTGCGGGGGAACAATGCGCACCGGGCTTCCACGCTTTTCGCTCAGGCTCTGCTCCATAAGCCCGCGTTCGAAAAATTTCTCCTCAGCCGGTGTGGAAACGCCTTCAGTACCAAAGCAGTCGTTTTCCCTGTCCGGCGGCAGCCAAGGCAGGAGCACGCGCGGCGGCGGCATGAGCGTGCTATAATATTGGCCTACAAAAGACCAGAGCAGTTCCGGGGCGTCTTCAAAAGTGAGACCGGCCCAGTAAAAGCTCCTGCCGTCCGTCACGGCGCCGCCGCGCACAAAAACAATGCCGACAGCCAGCCCCGCATCCGCCGGGAATAGGCCGACCGCGTCCATGTCTCCGCCGCCGGGCAGCACGGCGGCCTGACGTTCCACAGTACGCGCCACAGCCTGAATCTGGTCGCGCAGGACGGCGGCTTTTTCAAATTCTAGGGCGTCGGCCGCCTGCGCCATTTCTTCCCGCAGCGTGCACAGCAAGGGCTCTGAGCGACCCTGCAGCAATTCACAGACTTTGTGTACGGCGTCATGATAGGCCTCGGGCGTCACAAGACCCATACAGGGCGCGGGGCACTGGCCGATATGGTGGTACAGGCAGGGCCGCACGCGGTTTTTCATGCTGCGGTCAGAGCAGCGGCGCAGGGGAAATGCCCTGTGCAGCAGCTTCCAGGTTTCACGGGCTGAAAGCGCCGACGTAAAAGGGCCGAAGCAGCGGGTGCCGTCGCGCCGGACGCGCCGCACAATTTCCAGACGCGGAAAGGGCTGTTTTACGTCAATCCGGAACATGACATACTGTTTGTCGTCGCGCAGCACAATATTGTAACGCGGACGGTGTTTTTTGATGAGGCCTGCTTCGAGGAGCAGGGCTTCCTTTTCTGTGGTGGTGGTGAGCCAGTCAAGGCTGTGCGCGTGGCTCAGGAGCGCGCGCGTTTTGGCTGACAGGCCGTCGGCGCGAAAATAGGAAAGCACGCGCCGACGCAGCACACGGGCCTTGCCCACATAAATAACGCGGCCGCGAACGTCTTTATACAGATAGACGCCGGGGGAAAGGGGAAGACTGTGCGGGTCGGGCCTGTTCATGGGAACGCCCAAGGCGGACGCCCTTGCAGGAAATGTTATTTTTCAAGCCAGATGAGCAACGCGTCCACGATCTTGCGCGCCTGATCAGCGCTTGAAATAGCGAATTTTGACTGTCTGCGGTATTCGCTGCCCGATCTTTTATAGCGCTGTATGACATATTTGTCCGGCCCGAAACTGCCGCTGTCCGGACACCATTCCTGATAACGAAAGAGAATGGTCGTCCATGCGCCTTTGCTCAAAACAGCCTTGTCAAGCTCGTTAACAAGAATCTGGCCGTTTTCTTCATACCGCACCGTAATGTCGTCTATCGTTTCAAACAAGGTGTCCTCGCAAGGCGCTTACACAGCGGTGAATGGCCAGCACACGATCCGTACTCGTTGAGCGACATAGGGCTGATCGGACCTGTCCGCCTCTCCTTTGGTGGAAATATTACTATAAGAATTTTTTTTATCATGCAAGACAGGGTAAAAGCAAAAAGTTTTACCTTTATGATGTTTTTGATATTTTTATCATGTAAAAACAATTAATTACTACAAGTCATCTCATAATCAAAATGTTTGATCTCTATAAAAATTCCAGACTTTCCTGTTTGTTTCCTTCATCAAGAAAAAAAGTTCACGGCTTAAAAACCGTTGTTTTCAGCCTTCACACGACAAAATTGACCAATGTCGAGCAATCGTTGCGGGCATAATGCCTCGCAGCCTTGTCTAAGTCCAGCCCACCCGTAAGGATTAGGGCGGACATGTCGCGTATTCTCTCTCGGCCGGCAGAAAGGGCAAAGGCATGGTGTCGCCCACCCTTAAAAATGTCATACTTTGAATAGTGGCAATCGACAGACACGTTCCGAAGGTCGAGAAGCCTATCAGGTTGTCATTGAAACGGTTTGTCTTTTCTGGACTTGGCTTTTCTGCACTTTGGCACTCCACCCTGGACAATGATTTTGTGGATGTGGACAATGAAAACTCTTGTTGCGGCGGTAGGCATAAGTCAGCGCGTTGCAAACGCGCCATTGCCGATCTCAAGAAGCCGGGCTGATGAAAGTAAAGCAACCGCGCAGGCTCAATGAACACGGCGACTATATAGGCTTGCGGGCAATCTTGGTTGTAACCGTACGTTTTTTTGAGTTTCTTGGCTTGCCCCGCTCCATAGAGAACGGGCAAGGACGACCGAAAGATTGCGCCGTAAGGTATGAAGTCTACTAGAAGCTATCTCAATAATCAAAAGGTTTAATCTCTATAAAAACTCTAGACTTTTCTGTTTGATTCCTTCATTAAAAAGAAGGAATGGATATTACCAATGAACAGTGGGGGTTACTCGCACCTTTGCTTCCCACCACACCAAAGGGTCCGAAGAGGGCAAGGCAGGTCAGTCACTAATGATCCACGTCCCATTGGCTTCCCCGATTCCAGTCGCCAGCGAGGCGAATGAATGGCGGTAGTCCCGCCTGTTCCAGCGCCCACCAAAACATCCGCCGCAAGTCCTTTGCATTTTTTTAAATAAAATAAATTCACATAAATTTGTTTCAGCGTTCAGAAATCTCTATCGGCTTGACATTAATTCGCGAGATAAAGCAATTAAATTAAAGAGATAGTGGATAAAACATAAATCATCCTTTATTTTATAAATGTTGCAAATAGCGTAATTTTAGTAGGCCATTTATCATAATAGATAAAAAACGCTGGACTTTTTAATAAAAATCTATTATATTATATATAATAGATTTTTAAAGTCACATTATGGCTAATATATTAGATATAAAACAAAATTTAATGAAGCGGATGCGGGCACGGCGACGAGAGGGTAAGATCTCGCAGTCGGTGTTGGCTGAACGCTCTGGCGTATCATTAGGGTCTATCAAACGATTTGAGGGAACAGGGGAGATTGCGCTTTCCTCGCTTTTGCGAATTGCAGTCGTGCTTGGTTATGAGGCAGATTTTGAAAAACTCTTTGAACGTAAAAATTATCAGAGTTTAGATGAGGTGATAAATGCAAAATAAGGTATTGAATATTTTATATAATGGACGGAAAGTCGGACGGCTGGCAGAAACGCCAGATAAGTTGCTTGCGTTTGAATATGAGGCGGGTTGGTTGGCTGATGGATTTTCAATATCACCATTTAAACTTCCACTGGAAAAACGGGTGTTTATAGCATCGCGAGACCCATTTGATGGTAATTTTGGGGTATTTAATGATAGTCTGCCGGACGGCTGGGGGCGATTGTTGATTGATAGAATGCTTATTAAGAAGCATATTGACCCGTTTGCTACCTCTACACTTGACAGACTGGCGATAGTCGGCACAAACGGTATGGGCGCACTGGAATACAAGCCGGAAGAGCAACTAACCAGCAACATGGCAATAGACGATTTGGATACTTTGGCACGAGAAGCCGAGGCGATATTAAATGAAAAATATGATGGCAAGTTGGAAGAGCTGGTGCGTATCGGCGGCAGTTCTGGTGGTGCGCGCCCGAAAGTTCTCATCAAAATACAAGACGAAGATTGGTTGATAAAATTCCGTGCCAGTGCCGACCCAAAGAATATTGGTAAGCAGGAGTTTGACTATATGCAGGCGGCAAAAGCGGCGGTGCTTATCATACCAGAAACGCAGTTGTTTGAGGGCAAGTATTTCGGCGTGAAACGGTTTGACCGACGTAAAAATGGCGGAAAAGTCTTTATGATGTCTGCCAGCGGTTTGTTGGACACCAGTCATCGCTTGCCAACGCTGGACTATAACAATCTCATGCACGCAACATTAAAATTGACGCGCGATTATCGCGAGGCCGAGAAAATGTTCCGCCTGATGTGTTTTAATGTGTTTGCGCATAATCGCGATGACCACGCCAAAAACTTTTCGTTCCTGTATGATGATGGGCGTTGGCAGGTATCGCCAGCCTATGACTTGGTTTATGCCGAAGGGATGGGCGGTGAACATGCCACAACAATAGACGGTGAAGGCCGCAATCCGACAGAGGGAAATATCCTATCCGTTGCTACCAAATCCGGCCTTGACCA contains the following coding sequences:
- a CDS encoding helix-turn-helix domain-containing protein is translated as MANILDIKQNLMKRMRARRREGKISQSVLAERSGVSLGSIKRFEGTGEIALSSLLRIAVVLGYEADFEKLFERKNYQSLDEVINAK
- a CDS encoding type II toxin-antitoxin system HipA family toxin; this encodes MQNKVLNILYNGRKVGRLAETPDKLLAFEYEAGWLADGFSISPFKLPLEKRVFIASRDPFDGNFGVFNDSLPDGWGRLLIDRMLIKKHIDPFATSTLDRLAIVGTNGMGALEYKPEEQLTSNMAIDDLDTLAREAEAILNEKYDGKLEELVRIGGSSGGARPKVLIKIQDEDWLIKFRASADPKNIGKQEFDYMQAAKAAVLIIPETQLFEGKYFGVKRFDRRKNGGKVFMMSASGLLDTSHRLPTLDYNNLMHATLKLTRDYREAEKMFRLMCFNVFAHNRDDHAKNFSFLYDDGRWQVSPAYDLVYAEGMGGEHATTIDGEGRNPTEGNILSVATKSGLDQCKAKEIMKEVKTAVKKAKLTNL
- the uvrC gene encoding excinuclease ABC subunit UvrC, which gives rise to MNRPDPHSLPLSPGVYLYKDVRGRVIYVGKARVLRRRVLSYFRADGLSAKTRALLSHAHSLDWLTTTTEKEALLLEAGLIKKHRPRYNIVLRDDKQYVMFRIDVKQPFPRLEIVRRVRRDGTRCFGPFTSALSARETWKLLHRAFPLRRCSDRSMKNRVRPCLYHHIGQCPAPCMGLVTPEAYHDAVHKVCELLQGRSEPLLCTLREEMAQAADALEFEKAAVLRDQIQAVARTVERQAAVLPGGGDMDAVGLFPADAGLAVGIVFVRGGAVTDGRSFYWAGLTFEDAPELLWSFVGQYYSTLMPPPRVLLPWLPPDRENDCFGTEGVSTPAEEKFFERGLMEQSLSEKRGSPVRIVPPQNTRDNQLVDIAASNAREEARRHQKQPVTERLARALRLPETPRRIECADVSHTAGRETRVGLVVFEYGSPARSQYRSYAMPDSADDCATLHAWAARRLASGPPWPDLLLIDGGRGQLAAVQRALAEAGLDALFPLAAIVKARDEHGRADRRAGNVRDRIFIPGRANPLSLRDGAPELLFLQHVRDTAHSFAVGRHRRARSAAALSSELMRLPGIGPVTARLLWKKFASVEAMRSATLDDLQGLPSIGRVKATELLQKLQTLHW
- a CDS encoding molybdopterin-binding protein, with translation MSGQAAIKTIRVGDAVGSVICHDITRIVPGESKGPVFRKGHVVREEDIPVLLSVGKEHLYVFEPQPGYVHEDEAAQRIAAAVAGQNISLGAPREGRINFSAACRGLLRVDAAALARVNGVSEITVATLHSLQMADAGQNVAGAHVVPLLIAEEKLCQVETAATGPIVEVLPLRVARVGMVITGSEIFHGRIRDGFGPVLREKFAELGSEITEQTMAGDDVSTISAAIDNFIRSGADMVVVTGGMSVDPDDRSPAAIRAAGARIVVYGAPVYPGAMFLFGLVATPKGDVPVLGLPGCVMYHKTSIFDLVVPRLLAGLAVTAGDVAALGHGGFCAQCAQCRYPVCPFGK